One region of Candidatus Hydrogenedentota bacterium genomic DNA includes:
- a CDS encoding Gfo/Idh/MocA family oxidoreductase: MVSRRDFIQQSSILAAGAMLAARHTAAASERIRLGIIGTANRGGQLMDALAPHGDAEMVAFCDVHGVALERWRKEFPNADFYGDYRRIIERDDIDGVLIATPDHWHAIQTVEACQAGKDVYIEKPLALKIAEGRRIVDVAKETKRVVQSGLHRRSSPFYKELATEIQAGLIGKVTSAICYRVSNMTPDGIGHGTICDPPEDLDWDMWIGPQQMRPYQDNITPYKFRWWKDYSSQLANWAVHYFDMIRWILGEGAPISVVAIGGKYAVDDDRTIPDTMQAVFELSQGALLTFSHLEASNNQLLSRPAEIELRGTLGTLYVRGGSYEIIPERGGQFMDPALRMEPIKKAVDKEDFVDLTTAHMRNFLDCIKSRNRPNCDAEEAHISTIYAHLANISLDTRLRLDWDQNTERITNSTEANEGLQYTYREPWKLS; the protein is encoded by the coding sequence ATGGTTTCCAGACGTGATTTTATTCAACAAAGTTCTATTTTAGCGGCAGGCGCTATGTTAGCCGCCCGTCATACAGCTGCGGCTTCCGAGCGTATTCGATTGGGTATCATAGGGACAGCAAATCGCGGGGGACAATTGATGGATGCCCTGGCACCGCACGGCGATGCGGAAATGGTAGCCTTTTGTGATGTCCATGGCGTTGCCCTCGAACGGTGGCGCAAAGAATTCCCTAATGCTGATTTCTACGGTGATTACCGGCGGATTATCGAACGTGACGATATTGACGGCGTGCTCATTGCCACACCCGATCACTGGCACGCCATACAGACGGTGGAAGCCTGCCAAGCCGGTAAAGACGTGTATATTGAAAAACCGCTTGCCTTAAAAATTGCGGAAGGCAGACGTATCGTTGATGTGGCGAAAGAAACCAAGCGTGTTGTTCAGAGTGGTTTACACCGGCGTTCCTCACCTTTCTACAAAGAACTGGCAACGGAAATACAAGCAGGTCTCATCGGGAAAGTGACTTCTGCAATCTGTTATCGTGTCAGCAATATGACCCCCGACGGTATCGGCCATGGTACCATATGTGATCCTCCTGAAGATTTAGATTGGGATATGTGGATCGGACCGCAACAGATGCGTCCCTATCAAGATAATATCACCCCTTATAAATTCCGATGGTGGAAGGACTACTCCTCCCAACTTGCGAATTGGGCGGTTCATTACTTTGATATGATACGCTGGATTCTCGGTGAAGGAGCGCCTATATCTGTCGTCGCTATTGGTGGAAAATATGCAGTCGACGATGACCGCACGATTCCCGATACCATGCAAGCCGTATTCGAATTATCCCAAGGTGCCTTGCTTACCTTCAGCCATTTAGAAGCAAGCAATAATCAGCTCCTGTCACGACCTGCAGAAATCGAGTTGCGCGGTACTTTAGGGACCCTCTACGTGCGCGGCGGCAGCTATGAGATTATTCCTGAACGGGGCGGTCAATTCATGGATCCCGCCTTGCGCATGGAACCCATAAAGAAGGCTGTTGACAAAGAAGATTTTGTGGATCTCACCACGGCGCATATGCGCAACTTCCTTGATTGCATCAAATCACGAAACAGACCCAACTGTGATGCCGAAGAAGCGCATATATCGACCATCTATGCACACTTGGCTAATATCTCGCTTGATACACGGCTGCGCTTAGATTGGGATCAAAATACAGAAAGAATAACCAACAGCACTGAAGCCAATGAAGGACTTCAATATACGTATCGTGAACCGTGGAAGCTCAGTTAA
- a CDS encoding aspartate aminotransferase family protein — protein MAKLVGHGQNTYTPTQVVVEKAKGCTLWTVDGKKLVDFTSGVLVQNLGYLHPTYEKYWADYRKGLPRNAYNMVTELFTEASERLLKTMKKNPKAQKLLWAASGSEAIQKAMWTTLHRYPDRPIMVATRYGFHGKKGLADDVSGESSKNPNVKFISFPMSGDEDPAFFQKELDALSKAYPGQIALLITEPYLGAKGSYHPPAWYHALLQEWCNKNDIPFIFDEVQSCFGRTGNMYAFETYGVQPDLVVLGKGLANGEPAAVVAGRTDLIEALDYGEASDTYSASTSACAAVCATLDVFKEEKIVSQVRKTMVLLEKKLEALQERFPFIQAVRGEGMVYGIEMDSAERANRCVLAAYHGTGKEGVHFLGPLAQKVLRISPPLIITEKELNHGFSLIEKAWAKIAL, from the coding sequence ATGGCGAAACTGGTGGGCCACGGACAAAATACCTATACACCCACGCAGGTTGTTGTGGAAAAAGCTAAGGGCTGCACACTTTGGACCGTAGACGGCAAAAAATTGGTGGACTTTACCTCCGGCGTACTGGTTCAAAACCTTGGTTATCTTCATCCCACCTATGAAAAATATTGGGCAGACTATAGGAAGGGGCTGCCGCGTAACGCCTATAACATGGTAACGGAACTTTTTACGGAAGCTTCTGAGCGGCTCCTTAAAACCATGAAGAAAAATCCGAAGGCCCAAAAATTATTATGGGCAGCGAGCGGTTCTGAAGCCATCCAAAAAGCCATGTGGACAACACTGCACCGTTATCCCGATCGGCCTATCATGGTTGCGACACGCTATGGATTTCACGGAAAAAAAGGACTTGCCGACGATGTGAGCGGTGAATCGAGTAAAAACCCGAATGTAAAGTTTATTTCTTTTCCCATGAGCGGTGATGAAGATCCCGCCTTTTTCCAAAAGGAACTTGACGCGCTCAGCAAAGCTTATCCGGGACAAATTGCATTGCTCATAACAGAACCGTATTTAGGCGCGAAAGGCTCCTACCATCCGCCCGCTTGGTATCATGCCTTACTCCAAGAATGGTGCAACAAAAACGATATTCCTTTTATCTTTGATGAGGTTCAATCCTGCTTCGGCCGTACCGGTAATATGTATGCCTTTGAAACCTACGGTGTACAACCGGATCTCGTTGTGTTAGGCAAAGGTCTTGCCAATGGTGAACCTGCCGCCGTGGTTGCCGGACGGACGGACTTAATTGAAGCCCTTGACTACGGAGAAGCCTCCGATACCTACAGTGCTTCCACTTCAGCTTGTGCGGCAGTCTGTGCCACTCTTGATGTATTTAAGGAAGAAAAGATTGTGAGCCAAGTTCGTAAAACAATGGTCCTCCTTGAAAAGAAGTTGGAAGCATTACAAGAGCGTTTCCCCTTCATCCAAGCCGTACGGGGCGAGGGCATGGTCTATGGTATTGAAATGGATAGTGCTGAGCGTGCGAACCGCTGTGTGCTGGCTGCCTACCACGGAACAGGAAAAGAAGGTGTCCATTTCTTGGGACCCCTTGCGCAAAAAGTGCTGCGTATCAGCCCGCCTCTTATCATTACAGAAAAAGAACTCAATCATGGTTTCAGCCTAATAGAAAAGGCATGGGCAAAAATAGCGCTTTAA
- a CDS encoding Rrf2 family transcriptional regulator, with the protein MNISGKCDYACRAMVELATNFSKNVPVSTRHISDHHDIPNKYLTHILLQLKRAELIRSIRGAQGGYLLTRHPSNITLLEIIEAIEGPFTISLTNASKDWHIFWEKVIKILGSELSNITLESIAESITKSTMFYI; encoded by the coding sequence ATGAACATTTCAGGTAAATGTGACTATGCATGTCGTGCAATGGTCGAACTTGCAACAAACTTTAGTAAAAATGTACCCGTTTCCACACGCCATATCTCGGACCATCATGACATCCCAAATAAATATTTGACCCATATTTTATTGCAGTTGAAACGGGCTGAATTAATCCGCAGTATTCGGGGCGCGCAAGGCGGTTATCTTTTGACACGGCATCCATCCAACATTACCTTACTTGAAATTATCGAAGCGATCGAAGGCCCTTTTACCATATCGTTGACCAACGCGTCGAAAGACTGGCACATCTTTTGGGAAAAGGTTATCAAAATTCTGGGATCAGAATTATCGAATATAACCTTGGAAAGTATTGCTGAAAGTATCACCAAATCAACGATGTTCTACATTTGA